TTATGTTGAAGCTTTTTGAGTGCCATTTCCATTTTAGGAAAGAAAAATTGAATGCTTGGACCAATCCCAAAGGTGATAATAAGCGTTCCTATCCCAATCGGTCCTTGAAAAAGCAGGGCTAGTATAAGTGCCGTTAACTCACCGACCGTCTTAGCAACACTCAAATTCAATTTAAATCGAGCTCGTAACGCCATCATAAAATTATCAATGGGAATAAGCGGATAGTTTGCTTGTAAGTAGGTGGCTATACCGAAAGATAAAATTCCTAAGCCTAAAAGCAAGAGAACTACACGGTAGGCAAGGTTGTCTGGTGTCCATTCGCTTAGAGCAAAGATTAACCAGAAATCAATGAAAAACCCAACGAGTAAAACCGTTATAAAAGCTAAAAAATCAGGGCGTTCTTTTAATAAATAAGCGTTAAGGAAAATGAGTATAGAACCAACAATTATGACCCAAGTGCCAACGGTTAAGCCAATTGTTGTAGATAAACCAACATTTAATGCATCCCAAGCCCCTGCACCTAAATCGGCTTTTATTGTTAAAGTCACACCGAAGGAAATGATGAAAAGTCCCACTAAATAGAAAAGAATTTTGTAGAGATTCATGTTAATAAGCTCCTTTAAGTATTGCAAATAGTATATCCATTGTGAAACCTCTATATTATCATAGTTTATGAACTGTTACGAAAAGTAATGTACTTTGCGACAACACCCTACTTCGAAAGTAAAAAAGTGAAAATTAGAAATTCTATTTACAAGAGGGATTTCCTTTTGTATCGTTTTGTTTTTTGTAAATTGGAGAGCTATTTTCTTATCAGCGAAGTTTTAGGAAGCATCAACAACATCAGACCAAACGCCATTTTCACGGAGATTCTTTTGAAGTGGGGAAAAGGTAGGGTTTGGTGTACTTATCTCGATTCCATTTCTATTGATCGTCATTTCGCTATTATCATCTGCCGACGAACGTTTTAAGGAACTCGTATGGGATTCACCGCTGTTTTTTCAAGGCTGGGAAATGGTGACTGGGTTTGGAGAGTTTTCATTGTGTTGTTTTTTTCGATCTTATTTTTTATTTTTTTACTACTGTTTATTTACTTTTTACGGTCGTTCAATTTTAATATCTATTTAGCGGAAGTCTCCAAGGTGATTTTACTTATGCTGAGTATGCAAGAAAAGGATTTTTCGAATTGATTCTTGTCACGCTGATTAATTTTTCGTTTATTCTAGGTGTGTTGGTTTTTGTAAAGCAACACTACCAAAAGTTACAACAAATTCTCGTGAGTCTCTTAATCCTTTTTAGTGGGGTAATGTTTGCTTCAGGGTATATACGAATGGCTATGTATGAGGATGCGTACGGGTATACACTTCTTCGTGTATTAGTTCATGTCTTTATGATATTTCGGCTGATTATTTTTGCATACACGCTTGTGAAGGTTTGGCTGAAACGTCTCAACTTGCCGCATTTTTACTTACTAACGGCTCTGCTGTTTTATCCCATTAGACATGTGGATTGTTGAGAAAAACCCAGAACGGTATGAAGAGACGGGGGGAATCGACGTCTACTATTTCAGAATTCTATCCTATACAGGAATACCTGCCTTGATTGAACTTTACGAGGCGGTAGAGGAGGAAGAGGAGATATTAGGCATGTTGCG
The nucleotide sequence above comes from Bacillus sp. 2205SS5-2. Encoded proteins:
- a CDS encoding YczE/YyaS/YitT family protein yields the protein MNLYKILFYLVGLFIISFGVTLTIKADLGAGAWDALNVGLSTTIGLTVGTWVIIVGSILIFLNAYLLKERPDFLAFITVLLVGFFIDFWLIFALSEWTPDNLAYRVVLLLLGLGILSFGIATYLQANYPLIPIDNFMMALRARFKLNLSVAKTVGELTALILALLFQGPIGIGTLIITFGIGPSIQFFFPKMEMALKKLQHKQVSPSH